GACAACGTGCCGGTCGGGGCGCGGATCTACATCTACTAACGCCGCGCCATCACGCGAAAGAAGCAGGTCGGGCGTCATTCCTTCAGGCGATGGCTGCGCCGAGGCCGCCGCGCGTACGCTCCAAGTCATATCACGGCTGCTGTATGAGTTCTCGAATGTCGCGAGGAATGCCTGATGGCCCGTCATCATCTTGCCATCAACAACGACGCTATCCACACCACCGATGCAGCGCGGGGCGGCGTCGTCGGCCTGCGTGGCCCATGGAATTGCGTGAATCGGTAGTAACACTTTTCTCTTTTCTCTCCGCACGGCGGAATGACATGCTCAGACTGATTCGTTCGAGTATGTTCGCGTTCGTGCTGGTGTCCGTGCTCGTGGCGTGCGGCCGCGGTGCGATATGCGTACCGAGACGTGGTGGTGCCGATTGGTACGTCCATCACGTCGACGCTCGAGGACGAGCTCGTAGCCGCGAAGTGAACGAAGTGAACATGTGAGTCGAGCCGTGTATGTTTGATGTGGCGGTCCGCGCACCGCGGATCGGCACACATCGCTCGCTGAACGCTGCACGAGGCGGCTCATGACGTCGATTTTTTCTGACGGCGATCGCACGATCACCGTGGCGGTGGTCGACGACAATCGACTCGTGCGCGAAGCATTGGCCACGATGCTGAGCGCCGTTCCCGACTTGACCGTTGTCGCCGCCGCCGTCGCAGACCCGGCGTTCATCGAACAAACGAGGCCGGATGTCGTGCTCCTCGACGTCGGATTGGCCGACGATGACAGCCTGAGTGTGGCGACGGCACTCGTGAAGCGGTGTCCCTCCGTCAGGATCATCGTCATGGACCTCCTCCCGATGAGCGACGACACCATGGCGTTCGTCAATGCGGGCGTGTGCGGGTTCATGCTCAAGGACGCGACGTTCGACGAATTCGTCGCCACCATCCGGTCCGTCGCCGCCGGCGACAAGGTGTTGCCCGCGCGCATGACGCAGTCGCTCTTCTCGCAAATCGCGAAGGTCGTCGAAACCGCAGAACCCGCCCGGATCATCGACGATGTGCGCATGACCCGGCGCGAGCGCGAGGTGATCGAGCTGATCGGCGAAGGCCTGAGCAACAAGGAAATCGCGCAGCGGCTCAACATCGCGTCGCACACCGTGAAGAGTCATGTGCGAAACGTGATGGACAAGCTGGCGCTGCACACTCGGCTGCAGATCGCCGCGTACCTTCGCCGGGACGGCGCGTGACGGCGTCCGATTCAGTTGTCGAGTAGCTCGCCCACGTGCCCGAGCGCCGGGACATAATCGCACACGAGGCGAACGCAGACCGTGAGCGGCACGGCGAGCACGGCCCCGGGAATTCCCCACATCCACCCGAAGAACAACAGGCCGAGAAAGATCGCGACCGTATTCAGCGGGAGGTGGCGTCCCAACGCGAACGGCGTCACGACGTTGCTCTCCGTGAGGTGAATCGCGAGAAACACGGCGGGCGCGACGAGCGCATGGGGTAGCGAGTCGATGCTCGCGGTGGCCGCGATCGTGATGAGCGTGAGCGTCACCGTCGCGCCAAGGTAGGGGACGAAGTTCAACACGGCGGCGATCGATCCCCACAGCACCGCGTTCGGAACCCCGATCAACGCGAGAGCGAGCGCGGTCGCGACGCCGACACAGAGATTGACGAGTGACACCGTCACGAGAAAATGAGACGCCGCCATCTCGATCTGATCGAGCAGGCGCTCACGGCGGTCGAGCTCGACCGGGCCAGGCAACAAACCGGCGAGCTTTCGCCGGCCGAGCGCGTCGTTCGCGAGCAGAAAGTACGTCAGAAAGACAACGCTGAGCGTGGCGGGAATGGCCGTCAGCGAGCCGGTGGTGAGGCGCTCCACCATGCCCGGGCTCACGACCTGCACCATAGTCGGCGGCCTTGTCCCCGGCGTTCCCGCCGCCTGCTGCATACGGTCGGCGGATTGCTCGAGCGCGTTGAGGGGCTTCATGACGCGGCGAACCTTCGCCTCGACCGTTTGGATGGTTCGTGGCGCGGAGGCAATCCACTCCATCGCGGGCGACGCGACCAGCGCCGTCGCGCCGCCGACCAGTCCAATCACTCCGAAGACGACGAGTGCCGCCCCGAGGCGGGCGGGGATGCGGTGGCGCGCGAGCCAGCGAACAGGTGCCCGAAACGTGAGGGTCAGCAGGACCGCGATCACGATCGGTAGGGCGAGGGCACGTCCCAATCGGAGCGTCGCGATGACGACGACGATGCAAATCACGACTGCAATGGGCGACGACCGCCGGGTGCGTCCCGCGGGCAGGTCGGCGGCGAGCAGCTTCTGCACCTCTTGCAGCATCGCCATTCGCTTACGGCGCCGTCGGTCGCGATTCCAGCAGCTCAAAGCCGAACCGCCCGAGCACGTTCATCGCGCCGACGAACCCCGAGAACGTCAGCGGCTTCGTGATGAACGAGCTGGCGCCGAGTCGATGGCTGTCGATGACGTCGGAGTCGAGCCGGGACGTCGTGAGCATCATCATGGGAATGTCGACGAGCGTTGGATCGGCTTTGATCCGCTCGATGGTTTCGAGGCCGTCCATTCGCGGCAGGTCGAGGTCGAGCAGAATCAGCCCCGGGCGCGGCGCGGCTCCCGTCTCGCCGGCGTACGCGCCGCGGCGTTGCAAGTAGTCGAGCAGCTGCTCGCCATCTTCGACGAATCGCAGGTCGTTGACGATGTGCGCGTCCTGGAGTGCCTGCTGCGTGCACATCCGATCACCTTCATCGTCGTCACAGATGAGAATCGTGATCGGGATCGTGTACGTGTCCTGGGTCATCATGATGCGTACTCCGCGTCCGTGGGCGTGGCGGGCAGGGTGAGAACGGCGAGTCGAGACGATCCTACGATGCAGCGTAGGATTCGACGCCGAGCGGCGCAATCGCACGAAGGGGCTAGACCGCATCCCGTGGTCTCGCGTCCGCATGCGAGATGGCACTGCTCCAGTCCGGTCGGCGGTGCGTGACGCGTCTCGCCCATTCGTGCGATAGCGGTGCCGAGGCAGCGAGCGTTACCATTCGATCATGAACCGTGCAATCACTACCATCCCCGACCTTTCCTCCCGTGCCGACCGGCTCACGATGAGCACGCGCGGCCGATTCGGCCGTGCACTCATCGATGCGCTACGCGGCCGCCGACACATGTCGCGCCGGCAGCTCAGCGATGCCGTCGGCGACGCGAGCCACGAGCTCCGATGCGGCGGCCTCGATGATCCGGCCGTTCTCGCCTTTCTGGGCGCGGTCGTCGAGGACACGGGGCGGGCGTGCGGCGCCGACCGCCCGTCGCTCCTGTCCGGCCAGCTCCGATGGATGCCGGTTCGTGCGCAAGTGCTCGAGGCCGCGACCTTCGCACTGGCCATCCCACAGGTAGACTCTTGACGCCGACCGGCATGTCGCTCGCCGAATAATCGCGCTCCCGGCGCTGATTCTTTATTTACCCGTTCGCGCGATACCAAGTCGAGCCGACCGAGCATAGTGTTCATAGGCGCGGGACGATATCGATGTGAAGGAGCGGTGCGCCTTACGATCAACGCGACGGCGGGAAGTGACGCGGCTCGGCAGACCGCGTGACGGCGTACACCGAGCAGACCATTGCCGGCCGGTTGATTTCCGCGGCGCTCGCTGAAACCGATCGTGCCGATGCCGCCGAGCGCCGGTCCGCTCGACTCGACTATTTGGCGGGCTTACAGGAACGACTGGCTGCATCGCTCGACGAATCGGAGATGCGCAAGACGCTGTCCGGGGTCTGCCTGCCGGGCGCGGACTCGTGGGCGATCGTCGATTTGGCGGAGTCTGACGGGCGACTCATTCGCCTCGCGATTCCACGCGCCGACGCGGCCGATCAGGCGATCGCCACGTTGCTCAACGACCAGCGGGCTCCGCGGGACGACGACCCGTTCGGATATCCCGCCGTGATGGCTACAGGGAAACCGATCGTACTCGTCGAGGACGTGGACGTGGACGCGGCGCTTGCCGCGGCGGCGCACAGCCCCGAGAACCTCGCGATCCTGCACGCCGGCCGAGCGGAGCGCGCTCTACTTCACGGTGTTGGGGGAGCCGACCGTAAAGATGCTTCGCTACCAGCGGCAATTCGAGTTCTTTGATGCCGCGCGTGTTCCGGCATCGGTGCGGTTCGTCAACCTCGCCGTCGAGGCGGCGAGCGGCAACTTGGACGCGGTGCTCGAGCGCGT
The nucleotide sequence above comes from Gemmatimonadaceae bacterium. Encoded proteins:
- a CDS encoding AI-2E family transporter, encoding MAMLQEVQKLLAADLPAGRTRRSSPIAVVICIVVVIATLRLGRALALPIVIAVLLTLTFRAPVRWLARHRIPARLGAALVVFGVIGLVGGATALVASPAMEWIASAPRTIQTVEAKVRRVMKPLNALEQSADRMQQAAGTPGTRPPTMVQVVSPGMVERLTTGSLTAIPATLSVVFLTYFLLANDALGRRKLAGLLPGPVELDRRERLLDQIEMAASHFLVTVSLVNLCVGVATALALALIGVPNAVLWGSIAAVLNFVPYLGATVTLTLITIAATASIDSLPHALVAPAVFLAIHLTESNVVTPFALGRHLPLNTVAIFLGLLFFGWMWGIPGAVLAVPLTVCVRLVCDYVPALGHVGELLDN
- a CDS encoding response regulator transcription factor codes for the protein MTSIFSDGDRTITVAVVDDNRLVREALATMLSAVPDLTVVAAAVADPAFIEQTRPDVVLLDVGLADDDSLSVATALVKRCPSVRIIVMDLLPMSDDTMAFVNAGVCGFMLKDATFDEFVATIRSVAAGDKVLPARMTQSLFSQIAKVVETAEPARIIDDVRMTRREREVIELIGEGLSNKEIAQRLNIASHTVKSHVRNVMDKLALHTRLQIAAYLRRDGA
- a CDS encoding response regulator, with product MMTQDTYTIPITILICDDDEGDRMCTQQALQDAHIVNDLRFVEDGEQLLDYLQRRGAYAGETGAAPRPGLILLDLDLPRMDGLETIERIKADPTLVDIPMMMLTTSRLDSDVIDSHRLGASSFITKPLTFSGFVGAMNVLGRFGFELLESRPTAP